Sequence from the Acropora muricata isolate sample 2 chromosome 10, ASM3666990v1, whole genome shotgun sequence genome:
gttgtgtcgacttctgcctttATTTGCTTCAAAATAGGACTTAACGTGATGCAACGATTTAGTCTCGTTCAAGATGACTAAGATGTACAAAATGAAAAACGTATGTTTTAACTCTCATGATATGAACAGTTTTAAGCTAagatagaaaatgaaagatttactatgAATCGCCTCGCTGTCTACCTCTTCTTCAGAGCCACTGTTACTGTCACTAAAACTGTCTACCTGTTCGTGTTCCTGGTAGTGTTCGTTTTTAAGAGACTATGGCCAAAATCAGGCCAATCGCAGTTCCCATTTTATTCCTTCATGACTTGCTGTGCAGCAGCCATTACCCATTTCACAGGAAAAGTATTTTTTGAGTGCGTAGCCGAATGAAGGAAACTAGGTAGAGGTAGGTTTTGTACTCTGTGTGAACAATTGCTCCATTTTTTCACCAATCGGTTTCATCTATTTGGACCGTACcttgatttgtttgtttgagaGAGTCTGCTGAATTTTTCGGCCGATCGCAAACTAAATCTACTACGCATGGAGAGAGTTCGAGTTGAGGCAGGAATTAAGTTCTTGTTTATTGTGCGCTGCGCTACCTTTTACCATAATGCATTGTGCCACGAACAACAGgaggatgtcacaccgtcaGTTATGGAAACCCGAGACGCAGTCGATGGTTCGCATAACCGTCGAGAATTCTTGCCGAGTGTTTAGATGGAaaaaaagtcctctattgctctttaaaaatatttatcgaAAATAAGTCcacaaataaaggaaaatgctgtttatttacataccctcatctaaacacacacacacacaaaacacgGGTCCCTACCCATCTAAATAGATATGATACGCATAATTTACACGGACAAAAATGTGAGGTCCAGACCCCATTCTTGAAGGGTCCGTATCCAATTTTTTGTCTTGTAAACGGGGTTTTGGAATACTGTTATACTACTAACATCAACCTTTAATTACTATAAATAAGCAACAAATCTGACGATTTTGCTTGAACTGCCTTGAACTCAACGCTCTGTAATTAGAAATTATTGGAAGAGCCTGAGTATCATATGAAGAATAATGCAGATTTCGGAGGGTATTATCCGCCAAAGCCGAAGGCTTGAGGCGGATAACACCCTCCGAGATCTGCATAATTTTTCATATCACACGAAAGGCGAGTACAGCAATTGTTTagttttcattcaaaatatttccacGGCTCTGAAATTTAATGGCTCTGATGGCTGGAAATAATGTATGCGCTATCCAGATAATTATATGGAGAGAGGGGCGGACTATCACAATTGTCCCGATCAACTTTCCACTGCTGTTTCCACTATAATCGTCCGGATACATATGTGGATTTATATCTACTGTCACTGTATGTGGAAACCACTATTTAAGGCTTTTAGGCATCATAAAGACTTGTGGAAACAAATCTTGATAGCGGGAATCTCATTTACCTTATTATACTGAAACTCCGTCCATTTTTCAAACTTCCCACCGCCAACTAAGAAAAGTCTTTTTCCAGAAGCTAAAATGCTCATTTCAACAATAGCTACAGATCCCCTGTCAGGGATATTTTTCGGATGGAATGTTTGTGGTTTGTTAATTATTCTGTGAAGGGCGTTGAACAGTTTGTCTTTTTCGTCGCGAGCAGCCTGGATGGAATTCGAATCTGATCCAAATTTGGAGAAGTCAGTGGcaagaaaaacttttttaaaACCGATTTCGTTCTTAACGCTTTTCAGTTTGTCTTCCAACTGCCGCAGGCATTGAAAGACGTGCTCAACGCTTCCGCCGTTGTCCCTCATAATCCACTCGGAGCGAACATGGACAGATACAAAGTCGTTTCCAAGTTGCTGAGCTACGAACTGTTCAGTTATTTGCTTAAGATCCGGGCTAATATGAAGTgcatatttaattttgctaGGTGGAGAAACATAGGACGGTATAGTAAAATGCCCTCGCCCTGGACCGATACCTCTCCATAAAAAAATCCCAACGCATGGTGCATGACGTAGTACATCGTGTTCCAGTTTTTCCATCGATGTCAGTACTTCGGGATTAATACAGATTCTCTCTCGGACTTCAAACATGCGAAGTTCTTTGCTGTCTGAACCAGAGCATTTTGTCCAACCTGTTTCGTTTAGCCTCTTTTTTTGAGACATTGACAGCTCAGGTGCGTAAtgaaatggataaaaaaatgttaacaatACGTTCAGCTGTTGGGGACAGTATTCTTGAAAATATTCCCAATGGACCATCGTTCCATAACCGTGCGTTTTAAGTGTTTCGTTTAGCTCTTTCAGATCAAAGTACCGAGAAAGTGTCCCCGTGTGTTCATCAAGTTTTGTTCCATACAGCTTCGAATTCTTTGCAAAAGGAACAACAACATTCCGTTCTCCATATTTAGAAAGTGCAGCAAGCTCCAATAAACTCTGTGTTGCACAAGTCAATTGATCGCCGAACCCAAAGGCgatgaaaaattttcttttctttgtttcagttgTGGTTTCTCTCGTTGGAGCGGAGATGATGTCGCTACGCAATGAGTCGATCTGAGCATTGTCAATATCCGTGTAAGTTGTTGGTCTAAATTCCGGCTCAACTTCCTTCTTGAAAAGCCAGAAATTAACGAACAAAAGAACGATGACTGTTAGAGTAAGTGTTACACTCCGTCGTGCAATCATCAAGACGGCTACTTACTTTGAAACCAAGTCTTTGGGCCCAAAATCGTGTGAACCTTTCCCTTAGAACGCTGGCCTTGCTTGATTGACTATACTGAAGTTCAACTCAATTTTCACTGAAATGGAACAGAATATGCGTCCTGTGTTTTCTGATCGTTATTCCAAAAATTTAGGATTACTGAATTAAGTATTCGATAGTTCCTTCCAAGAGTGAAGTCATTGGTGTGCCCAGAGAGGCGGAATGAAATTTTCCAATAGGAAAGCTTCAAACACTACCTTATTGACAGAATAGTAAAACCACAACAGCTAAGTTCACTCATAAGATCTATTCAGAAGATAGAGCTATTGAAACAATACAATGATCACTCGTATGAAATACACTTTTCCCCTGAGAGGGCCGCTATTCAAATATTGAAGCGTTGTATATTCAGCTTCCAAAACAAAAGAGCAATTTTCTGAATTTGTTTGCCAAAGATGCTTCGCACACACACAAGATTGTGTTTATCACTAGCGCGCTTTTTGTGAGAAGCAAATTCGTTTAAAAAAGCGGGAGATTTATTTGCAAATTTTCGACACATGAACTTGCGTGCAGTTAGTAGTGTACTTGATACCAAAATTGACTAGAGTAATGCAAAATAGCTAGTGCAGAACTACAACATTGGAAACAGGAACTTTGATAATAAACTAAGACCAACGGCAACGAAGACGTCACTTACGAAAATGTAACTCTGCTTATCTTAAGTATCTCGCGATAATTGGCTCGTCCTCGGTGTTGGAACGCGTGTCAAGCGCACGGATGATGTAAGATGAAGGAAAgacaaaacaggaaaaagacgaccaaacaataaccaaaccgcAGCACGAGTTaatgaagcaaagaaaaaatgataaGTTTTTACACTGAGGTACACTCCGATTACTCCATCTTGTTGGCATTGCGAAATATGCGCAAATTATTCAGTCTTGCTAAATTTTCGCAAATTATGTTGCACAGAGGAAAAGATTGCGTGCTGCGCGCTCTGTGCAATTTTCCTGTTTTCAATAACCATATTTGGGAACCCTCGAGATATGCCCCCAAGGCTTAttaaaatttaaaggaaaaagtcCGGTTTTCATTCAACAAAGGTTTATTCGTGCGCAGAAGTCGGTTAACACCAAAAACACTTTATGCAACCATTCACACTCGTTACCTCTTACTATAAGGAAAACACGTCGGAATGATCGTTCATCTTGGACGCGTTTCAAAATCGTCTGCCAAGTAATTAGGGATTGAACAAAATTCTAGTCTCTAAACAAACTATGGTGCAGCGTCGGTCGCTCTGACGAAGCTTgagacgtcagctttccaaatttttctCCGTGGTAATTCTACCCTTACCAACTCGTTTtataataccaaattttctaATTAGGGATCAGTTTTCCATTCAAGGGAAAATGTTGCTCCAGCTGTGTGTGTGTGAGACTTTTTTACACGTCGAAAGCTGCTAGAGGAAAAAAGTCAAAtgatagaaaaacaaaaacgtcgACCTATTCAACTTCAAAAGTTCTCTCGGAAGTTATGACAGCTGAATAAATGCATTCACGTTACTTTAATCAGAAAACTTTCATTCATCTTGTCTTTCCACACTTTCCAGTGCAAACAATAAGCTTCAAAACTCAAATGTTTTTCTATTCTATTGTTGAGGAGAATGGGAACGAGGTAAAAATGGCAGCTGCTTTTTCACTGAAGAACTTTTCAGATCTGAGAGgttgttaaaaaataataataaaaacaattacGGAGTATAAAGGAGAACGCATATGAATAGTGAGTAGGCACAAGTGTTTGCACTACCAAAGTAATCCGCGATTTTTCTGTCTCTTTCGGCTTGCTAAATTTGGACCAAGTGTCCTATGGCGCGATTCATGCCGAAGACTTTGAAGACTTTGGATGGTAGCGTTGGCCCCTCGACTTCCTCTAAAGTGGCCTGTTCGATTCTTTACTCGACGCTATGGGTGGAGTTTGTTGGTcctctactctgctccgagatTTCTTGGGTACTTTCATTTTCCCCCCTCAGGagagaaacaacaaaatttgatttgccTTCACTTTTATAAGTTTGATTCATTCTTTCCACGGTATGATAGAAGGCTTGAGTTCGGTATAACAACTCAAAGATATGTAGCTTGTTATAaagtaatagaccatttccgaatgacccttggcctctttttcaaagcgaatcCTAGtgttcatcctttcatatgaaaattagttttcattcacatgcaaaactaattttcatatgaatgGATGAGCACCAGGTCTCGCTTtaaaaaagaggccaaaggtaattcggaatgTGAGAATGATAAGAGGTTGCAGAGAAGGCGGCATCCGTATCCGCTGACCGTGCGATTGCGTTACACACTGCTTCACTGCTCTATCACTGATGTTTATATCATGCGCAATAACTGGATGATTACCTTTCAGTTGGAACTGTCGCGAGTTCAGATGAATTCATTTGAATTTTAGATGAATTAATTTTCATATCAAAGGATGAGTACCaggacttgctttgaaaaagaggtcaaaggtaattcggaactGGTCTATTTGGATAGTACGCCTCCTCTCAAGTTGATATGTAGATATGTCTATACAAGTGTGTACAAACACAGTTTTAACGTCACCTTTGGGACACCGTCAGCATAATTTGAGCTGTTGTTTTGTCTCCTTGAGGAGTATAGTTTCAAATGCCCGACGAAGAACGACCAAAATTTGACctaaaatttgattgaaacaGAACTGTGTTTTCGTAGCCTTGTCTAGCATCGTTTGCCCAACATCTGCTTTCAAAGACACATTTTATTGAAGGAATGAAAAGTTTTTTCATTTCGCTGAAGTAGCGGCGACGTTTCTAGAAACAGAAATGCATTTATAATGGCGATTTAATTGTCTTCAAAGAGAAAATAGATGTTCATTTTTACGCCATTAACTTACTTTAATTACTGCTCGCACTCGCATAATAAACTGTTGACGTGTATTATTTCTAAATTatggtttttaataaaaaagttCCCTCACGATAGCTAAATGACTCCACATGATCAGACTTATAATGATTTTCTCCCTTCTTTATGGATTTCTTTTCGTCTGAAAAATAGGATAGCAGCGACGCGATAGAAAGCgtggccattttgaaagagaatacGAGTTTGTTTAGAACCGAGTTTTTCGGTGTTATGGTAACGTGACGTCATCGCTTTAGGACTCTATTGCAGTTGACCAAACAAGGgcattttttcgggtgaaaggTCCTCTCAAATTAAGGTCCCAAGGCCTCGTTTTCATTGGTAAAGAAGAATAGCTGTTCttgcagttatcagcggttttaacacataaacgcgGTGAAAGAGTCATTTTCCATTCTATTgaccattagcctcgtttgcatgcagctgcaaacaaaagaagctttggtCGTGGGCGCAACTGCAACTAAATGAGAAGAGTGCTGTTGGACAAATCAGTTCTAATTATAAGCAGCGTCGGCTAAACGTTTAAATGTAGCCTCAAAATTGCAGCATTTTGTGTCGTACAGACGTTTTTATCAAATTCAATTTCATCCGTTGATGATGTAAAAATATTAGAAACGCGGGgttaaaaaaatgttattgtaaTTTCCTTTCGCTTTATTCTAAAGGATTCATCTTTATGAATTGCCTGTCAAACAAGTTGCATGGGGAGAACAGGAAATGCCTGAATGCAAATATTACATGGGTAGCTGGAGTGGTTCATGACAAAAAGGATGGAATAATAATCAACAGAGAGGATAGACGAGAACATTTGCCAACTTTAATTTATCAATACAGAggcaaaattatgtcaaaatgAGATCTCGAATTCTTAAAAGTGTCAATACAAACGTGCATGAAACaagtgcattttttcttttaatcaaaCATGCTGTTTATATTGGCATTGTCCGCGATTCTTTGGAATGATACAACTGCCAAAACGAAAAGCGATATGTTTCGACTAGTCTCTTAAGGCCAGTGCATCAGTAACCTGGACGCTCTAGATTTTCAAGAACTTCCCATAAAACTACCATGGTATGGCTCTCCAGGCGACTTACGTATGCGTAAAGAAGAAACAGTGGGTTAGCACCTGTGCAATTAGTTAATTACCATATTTCACACTTCATCCAGCCAATactattaataaaaggatcatcTTCGAAAACTTCGTCGTACACCAAGAACATGAAAGGTAAGGAATATGATGTaggttgaaaatgaaaatcattCCCACAACACATTTATCGCGGGAGACATTAAGATACTATAATTGCTCtctcaagaaaaaaacaacacgcaATGGTTTCAAAGAACACGGTTTTGCACATCATGCACCAAGGAAAACGTTGAAATCCTTAATTTGTCCTCAAAGTAAAAGTTGAAtccaacaaataaataaataaattgaggGTTCATTCAATGGAGGAGAGTGTAGGATGAGTTACCAAACACATTTAGCTACATTTTGTATTCCAAAAACTGAAGATTTCGTTCGAAAAGCAACAAATAAGTCACCTAAAAATAAATTCTCGAAGCTCATTAGCGTGGATTCGACTGCCATAGCTTCGTGACCAATGATGACTATGGTGCCCTACAAAATTATCACCTGTAGCGAATAAATGCTACAGGTTCCttagtaaaaacaaaataaatgaaaattgcTATAAACATAATTCTGGCTTTCTTAAAAAGCAGGCAAGCAGGGAAAAAAAACCCCAGCAGATCAGAGCTTATACTCTCCGACAAGATAAAATATTTATGCACTTAATGAGTTGTCTAAAAATTTTCGGGGAAATTTTCAGCTTGTAAACAGAGGAGCAACAAGAGCTTTCTTTTGGATAAACGGTGTCAAAATTTTGTGCATAGTATTTTACTTTCCGTTGTTTGACTACAAGACAAAGTAACAAAATGCTGGCTCTTCCTAGGcgtaaaaaaggaaatttctagGTGAAAGGCTCTAACACAAGAACGAAGACTAAGTGACACTGTGAAAGCGCAAAACATATCaacttttttttcgttgatAAACATTAATACGATGGGAAAAGAATAATATTTACAAATTCCACTTTTATCAGTTTTCAAAAAGATAGAACGGTCCAGACTGTCTCAGTTAAAGCCGGTTTAAGCTCCGGTTTTTACCAACCTGAATAACAGGACAAAACCATTTATCTATGGCTTCTGCTTGCAGAAAAAGCTTGCTCCCCGATGTCGCCCATGAATGACACTTGTCAATCAAGACGAATGCCCGTTTCTTTGACCGCAATTTTCATCACTCTATCAGTGTTGGGCATGTTCATATCAGCAGTAGGAAATTCGCTGATTTTTCTCGCCATGTACAAAACAAGACCGCTGAGGACTCCGGCAAACTATTTGCTAGTGAGCATGTCATTCGCGAGCTTCATGCTAATACCAGTGATGGCGACTTACACCTTTTCTCTAACTAAGAGCGAACGTGACCCAATAATGCCAGACTTGTGCGGATGGTCTTCCCAAGTGGATTTTGGTATATTCTGTGTGGTTATGGCCCACTTGGCGACGATTTCATTGGATCGCCTTGTGGCGATAAAAATGCCCATGAGGTAAGGAACACCGCTTACACTTACTCATTTGTCAGTTGCTTATAGTTTTCTTACTTTCATCCCTTGGGAATAAGCCTCCACTGCAGTCAAATGTATAAGAAACTTTGATTGCAAGAGAAGATAAAGAGGTCGAAACAGTAGCTTACACTAATAAGAAAACAGGCTATTTGtaatcattcgctctgacgaaaggctcaCGCTCGAAATGACAGCTTTcctaatctttcacggtggtaattcgatttttatcaactcgttcgaaatttttatttctatttttttattttctatcTTTCTGGAGGGTcgtgaaggggtaaaatgggagctgggatttgccttttttagagactgggaaatgggattttgtgcactgggactgggattcatgaaacaaaaacaatagaaaatgggaatgagatttaaatttgagcaacacatgctgggattgtgggatttcagctgggattagaaaaaaacaatttactgggaAATGGGACTAGGACCCCCCCCCAATTCATGACCCTCTTTCTGCGGTGGTCATCCGATCATTTGATAAATATGAACTTTATTGTCTGCAGGCCTATCTACCACTACGGGCTACCACACGTCCACTTCCATCATTCCTGTCGTCATTTACTAGCTTCTGTTGTTACGGATAGAGCAAGGAAATGTTGGTTGCATATAACCGGGCCTCTCAAAATTTTAATAATGCCACCCAAACATCATCAAATTGGATATGTTACTCTTCAAACCAGTGTCGATTAGATTTCAACCTCAACAACTCCAATCTTGGGAACAGGTAGACCAAACTAACGCCTGAATGCTTGGTAGCCCAGTTTCTAAGACGAAGAATTTTTGCTCACCATATGACTTATCGTGACTCCAAAAGTCACGTAGGGCCAAATTGGACTTCTGCAGTACACTTAGCCCAGCAAATCACAAATTAAGTTATCCTTGAAGTCACGCGAGACCaacttttaattttgtttcgATAGAGAATTACGGCACAAAATACTCATTCACATAACCCTCCAGCACTGGGAACATTCGTGATATCAGCGTCGGAATTTGAAGGGTCATTACTATGTCTGAGTCAAGCATACAGAATAATGAGCAACTGATCACAACACTCAATCAAAACATCACGCAAGCTAGACTAATATTGCACTTACGATGTTTCCTCTTAAAGGCCCTTGTTCACCCAAAAGACATTGCGCGCttacgttgttgttttgaattaCTTCCAGGATTTTGACTGGATAATTTACGGACTTTCAGTCTGCGCAAAATTAATTGCAGCACTCAACATCTTTTGGGTGGACATTGGCCTTGGGCCTAACTGCAAATACCAACGCGGACCTTCCTAGCATTTAACCACAATGAGTTGGTTTATAGTGGTTATAGGTAAAACCAAGCAGCAGTGATCATTTGTTCCAAATGACTATCGACTCTCTCACCATTTCAGGTACCCAGCTTTGGCGACCAATAGAAATATCGCAGGTTTGATCGTCTTCCTTTGGGTAATGGGCACACTAGAAGGAGCCTTTGCAAACGTTATTCAACGCATTGATAAAAAGCGAGGTTCAATTTTACTCGAGCTGCTTTATGGCtgtcttcaaaacaacaaaatccCCGAAGAAGATAAAGTGAAAGATGTTGTACCTCATTTCCTGGCTTTGATGTCTCTCGTGGTCTTCGTGCCCAGCGGTATCATGCTGATAACGCATGCACTGATTCTCAAAGTCTCTCTCAAGCAATACAGGTGCATCCGCGCGGTTCAAGACGCCGTGGGACAAAGACGCCTTAACGAAATACGCGCCGCCAAGACGGTTGCAATTATGGTATTTTCAGCATTGGCGTGTTTCTCGCCATTACTAGCGGTGAACTTTATCACAATATTTGAACCTCCTGCCAGCAACCGGGGGCTTGATACAAGCCAATTTAACATCAAGTATATTCTTTTTCCCAGTCTCAAAATTCTTACTCTATGGGCAATGTGTTTCAACCCCTTGCTTTACGCCTTGAAAAGCAGACCGTTCCGAAAAGCATTAAGAAGGATTTCCGAAAATGCTGGCATTTCATTCTCTAAACGACGCAACTTGGAACTAAAACCAAGAGCAACTAATGATAATTCAAGCTCAACTGCTACTTAGGTCTGACAGCCTCCTCTTGCTGTTCTAGAGATTATAAAGCTCGCTTGCCATGTTGCAGTCTCGAGATCGCTTTCCTGTTGTTGGAGCACAAAAGCGAAGGCATTCCCATCCAGACTGACACACAATGGCCAAGCGGTTAAGGCGCCGAACTTGAAATCTGGTTATTCTGAGTTGAAGTCGCAGACGGACTATACCGGCGGTTTTTTCTGTCTGTGACGCAGGctagtcccgctctgaccaacAGCTGTTTGTTCGAGGATGTCCCTGGTTCgtctcctcggctgcgcttgtacatagggttagtttctaaagaaactgtggtgctgcgtcggtgggggagtgatacacgaaaatttttcTAGTTtacaccaatagcatagctatTGGTGGTTATGTAGTTTTTCTAGTTTAccccaatagcatagctccttgttctgtatataaaccttacactacccataattcatctattcgctctggcgaagggctaacgctcaaacgtcagcttttcaatctctgtacggtggtcaatttacattatcaactctgttgataaaccaaatttgcgcttgtacatagccaactgcaGCCAGTAAAGATtattaacctgttaagtttatttcagtagtttgtttcaatggccctgaaaagccccagtaGAGAGAAGTCAATCAAGTACACATTACATAACGTAGAAACCATTTTTAACCCACTCAATTATATTTAATGCAAAATATAATCAAGTTGTCAAATAAATTTGCAAAAACGTTCTGATGCAAGATGTTTTAAGTGAGAGAAAAAATGACACCAAAGGAATTGAACAACAACGGCGAAAGGCCATCACTATTGCTGCTTGGTTTTGAGATTCATTACAGGCCTTAGAAGAATTTCACATAACATGGAGGAGTTCTGAAACGAAGGAAACAAAGAGAAGTGAAAATACGTTATAGACAATATTTTCCAAAACATGTAGTTTGGGGAAGGGAGGCTTAAGGGTTGGACATGCCAGAGGAATCGCAGAAATCATAATAGCGCAAAAGGAAACTTGGTTTAAAGGCGAAGCTATTTTACACGCGCAGATTTTGAATCGACTCGACTCGGCACTTACGGATTACACACAAATCAAAGGGCACTTTTCGCAGAAATGCAACTTAACTTGCGTGCGTGAAACGTCATTTAAAGTCATCGTGAAATGAAACGTCTCGTGAAACGTTTTGACCAAGTTATAATGCAATTTATTTTATCACCACTGAGACGACTGACAGTTAAAATTAAACTGGATTGGTCACTATCTGACTTAAGTGGTGGTTGGCATCTTCAACACAACGTTTTGATTAACTTCAAACTTACCATCACAGCCAGATAGAACAGCCCGAGATAAGAAGCAATGCCAACGGCTAGGAACAGGTCAAAAATTGCTGGCTTTACTCTATAAACGAGATATACCACTCCATGTAAGGATATTCTGACAAAGCACTTTCTCATTACAGCTTCATGTGGTAAAGTTGAAACAAGAAGTAAAGAGTAACAAAACAGCGCGGGAAGTTGTCAGCGCAACGATGGCAGTGTTGATGACGAGGCCATAAATCAAGTGATATGATTGGTAGGACGGAGGAAACAaattcgtgctgcacgtgcggtgCGCTCTTTGGTGAATTCACGTGTGGTGCTTTGGAAAACAACAGTTGTCAATCATTTTGACGAGAACGTGGCCAAAACAGTGGGTCTCAATATCATTCAATCTCTATCTTCAATCCAACGCACCGGTTCGTACCACAACCCACTCATAAAGTGAcgagatttttatttatttttttaaaattttgcttcGACGTTGGCGTGTCGTCAACTCAAATTCTCCTTTTTCCCCATACACGGAAGCCATGAAATTTACTTGATTTAGACGCAAACATTGTGTTGCAATCCTTAGCTCTCACCTATAAGCAAACATAGTCGTCTCTGGTTTGTCATAAAACATAAACTCCGGATCCCTAAACAcagaaaatgaaggaaaagagaattaaagTTTAAAACTGAACATCCAATACCCTTCCACTTGTAAATAATAATAGGACATAATTAGTGTCGCACCAAATTGCGAACGCGTTTTAGATTTTACACCTTTGCACTAGTTTTCTACGGTCGAAAGCAACAATCAAAGGTATCCTGTG
This genomic interval carries:
- the LOC136887492 gene encoding uncharacterized protein; amino-acid sequence: MIARRSVTLTLTVIVLLFVNFWLFKKEVEPEFRPTTYTDIDNAQIDSLRSDIISAPTRETTTETKKRKFFIAFGFGDQLTCATQSLLELAALSKYGERNVVVPFAKNSKLYGTKLDEHTGTLSRYFDLKELNETLKTHGYGTMVHWEYFQEYCPQQLNVLLTFFYPFHYAPELSMSQKKRLNETGWTKCSGSDSKELRMFEVRERICINPEVLTSMEKLEHDVLRHAPCVGIFLWRGIGPGRGHFTIPSYVSPPSKIKYALHISPDLKQITEQFVAQQLGNDFVSVHVRSEWIMRDNGGSVEHVFQCLRQLEDKLKSVKNEIGFKKVFLATDFSKFGSDSNSIQAARDEKDKLFNALHRIINKPQTFHPKNIPDRGSVAIVEMSILASGKRLFLVGGGKFEKWTEFQYNKVNEIPAIKICFHKSL
- the LOC136931363 gene encoding adenosine receptor A2b-like, giving the protein MKEKACSPMSPMNDTCQSRRMPVSLTAIFITLSVLGMFISAVGNSLIFLAMYKTRPLRTPANYLLVSMSFASFMLIPVMATYTFSLTKSERDPIMPDLCGWSSQVDFGIFCVVMAHLATISLDRLVAIKMPMRYPALATNRNIAGLIVFLWVMGTLEGAFANVIQRIDKKRGSILLELLYGCLQNNKIPEEDKVKDVVPHFLALMSLVVFVPSGIMLITHALILKVSLKQYRCIRAVQDAVGQRRLNEIRAAKTVAIMVFSALACFSPLLAVNFITIFEPPASNRGLDTSQFNIKYILFPSLKILTLWAMCFNPLLYALKSRPFRKALRRISENAGISFSKRRNLELKPRATNDNSSSTAT